Proteins co-encoded in one Fusarium musae strain F31 chromosome 3, whole genome shotgun sequence genomic window:
- a CDS encoding hypothetical protein (EggNog:ENOG41): MGSIDEVSWTGTAYVQGRATAKLLASDLELSFWGGVDPQTSEIIDRHHPLSGENLQGTVLAIPGGRGSCTGSGVMLELLLNGKAPEAIIFERREDILTLGVMIAEEVFDHSIPVVVLDKEDFRHLIRLSGQTIFVDDGYVSTHPPSKHRKGSVIDTESGLILETTPALEGIKLSTLDQELLRGDYGDASRVAIRIVLRMAHLLGATRLMDVTQVHVDGCVYTGPATLALAKRLRDWGGKVRIPTTLNSLSVDQQRWRALGVDTTFGEAADALGKAYTDMGARPTFTCAPYQLESAPKLGEQIAWAESNAVVYANSVLGARTMKYPDFLDISIALTGRAPRGGPHLGINRLASICVKIVGLEDTTRLDDSFPPLLGYYVGTLSTSRIPVITGLERLGLSTDDLKAFGAAFATISSAPMFHIVGITPEAQTLETVLAPGSTSAEVKLGDLGICWDKLNSAPANQPIDLVSLGNPHFSLTEIRKLANLCKGRRKASRVSLIVTCGRSVYKLAEQAGLVAQLEDFGVQILTDICWCMVTEPVIPTTAKTIMTNSGKYAHYGPGLTGRGMYFGSLAGCVEAACSGTYEAEKPGWLENKGAI; the protein is encoded by the coding sequence ATGGGGTCCATTGACGAGGTTTCATGGACCGGAACGGCTTATGTTCAAGGTCGAGCCACGGCCAAACTCCTTGCGAGTGATCTTGAGCTGAGCTTCTGGGGAGGCGTTGACCCCCAGACCAGTGAGATCATTGACCGACACCATCCATTGAGTGGAGAAAATCTCCAAGGCACTGTCCTCGCTATTCCGGGAGGTCGAGGATCATGCACAGGTAGCGGTGTTATGCTTGAGCTGTTGCTCAATGGCAAAGCTCCTGAGGCAATCATCTTTGAGAGACGAGAGGACATTCTTACTCTTGGAGTCATGATTGCAGAGGAAGTCTTTGACCATTCTATCCCCGTCGTGGTTTTAGACAAGGAAGACTTTCGACATCTCATTCGACTGAGTGGACAAACAATATTTGTGGACGATGGTTATGTGTCCACTCACCCACCGTCAAAACACCGAAAAGGTTCAGTGATAGACACAGAGAGCGGTCTTATTCTTGAAACGACACCAGCTCTAGAGGGAATAAAGCTCTCAACACTGGATCAGGAACTTCTAAGAGGAGACTACGGCGACGCATCACGCGTCGCTATCAGAATCGTCCTCCGCATGGCGCACCTCCTAGGCGCAACACGTCTTATGGATGTAACACAAGTCCACGTCGACGGGTGCGTCTACACTGGTCCTGCAACGCTCGCTCTGGCTAAAAGGCTTCGAGACTGGGGCGGTAAAGTCCGAATTCCAACGACACTCAACTCTTTATCAGTTGACCAACAGCGCTGGCGGGCTCTTGGTGTCGATACTACTTTCGGAGAAGCAGCCGATGCGCTCGGAAAAGCATATACAGACATGGGAGCTAGACCGACATTTACGTGCGCACCTTATCAGCTTGAGAGTGCACCTAAGCTTGGTGAGCAGATTGCTTGGGCAGAGTCGAATGCCGTTGTTTATGCGAATAGTGTTCTGGGGGCGCGAACCATGAAGTACCCAGACTTTCTGGACATCTCGATTGCTCTGACAGGGAGGGCGCCCAGAGGAGGCCCTCATCTCGGTATCAATCGACTGGCCTCTATTTGTGTAAAGATCGTGGGGCTGGAGGACACGACAAGACTTGATGATTCATTTCCACCATTACTGGGATACTATGTTGGAACTTTATCGACCAGCCGAATCCCTGTGATAACAGGGCTTGAGAGGCTTGGTCTCTCAACAGATGACCTGAAGGCCTTCGGTGCGGCTTTTGCCACGATATCGAGTGCCCCAATGTTTCACATCGTGGGCATTACGCCAGAGGCACAGACGCTTGAGACAGTGCTCGCCCCTGGATCCACCTCTGCTGAAGTCAAGCTGGGTGATTTGGGAATATGCTGGGATAAGCTCAACAGTGCACCAGCAAACCAACCCATCGACCTAGTATCACTGGGCAACCCACACTTCTCCCTCACCGAGATACGAAAACTCGCAAATCTTTGCAAAGGGCGACGAAAAGCCTCTAGAGTATCCCTTATCGTTACGTGCGGTCGATCAGTGTATAAACTCGCTGAACAAGCAGGTCTTGTAGCCCAACTAGAGGATTTCGGGGTGCAGATATTGACAGATATTTGCTGGTGCATGGTAACAGAGCCTGTGATCCCAACGACGGCAAAGACAATCATGACGAATTCTGGGAAATATGCCCATTATGGG
- a CDS encoding hypothetical protein (MEROPS:MER0238460~EggNog:ENOG41): protein MRIATVASFLASASLAIAFDWQQVLGDYDKKPSSDVIASNDDAPSYRSELLSLHKSLIETSSVSGTEHDVGVWLEGYLEKKGYTTSRQEVEPFDNTPEGKPRFNVLAWRQDGKKTFDPKVCVSSHIDVVPPHIPYGIDDGEVTKETMITGRGSVDAKGSVAAQITAVENLIEHGKIDPHKVVLLFVVGEEVKGDGMRRFSEAIETKELPYSLDAVIFGEPTELKLACGHKGMLGCDVTTKGFPGHSGYPWLGKSANELMIRAFAKVLDTDLGSSELFGNTTVNIGRFNGGVAANVIPEEAKVGLAVRVASGKQADGHVIVHDKIQAIFDEVDKDAFIFDCTHGYGPVEANCDVDGFEKITVNYGTDIPNLKGDHTRYLYGPGNILVAHGARENLTVADLETAVEGYQKLILHALKQ, encoded by the exons ATGCGCATCGCAACAGTCGCCAGTTTCCTGGCATCGGCCTCTCTGGCCATTGCTTTCGATTGGCAGCAGGTTCTTGGAGATTATGACAAAAAGCCCTCCTCCGACGTCATTGCCAGCAACGACGATGCGCCCTCGTACCGGTCCGAGCTACTGAGCTTGCACAAGTCTCTTATTGAGACGTCCTCGGTTTCTGGAACTGAACATGATGTGGGAGTTTGGCTTGAGGGGTATCTTGAGAAAAAGGGATATACTACTTCGCGTCAGGAAGTTGAGCCTTTTGATAATACGCCGGAAGGAAAGCCGAGGTTCAATGTGCTGGCTTGGCGAcaagatggaaagaagaCTTTCGATCCCAAGGTCTGTGTGAGCAGCCACATTGACGTCGTTCCACCGCATATCCCGTATGgaattgatgatggtgaggttACAAAAGAGACCATGATCACCGGCCGAGGCAGTGTGGACGCCAAGGGTAGCGTTGCTGCTCAAATCACTGCGGTTGAGAACCTTATCGAGCACGGAAAGATCGATCCCCATAAGGTCGTCCTGCTATTCGTTGTAggcgaggaggtcaagggtgATGGCATGCGCCGTTTCAGCGAGGCCATCGAGACCAAGGAGCTTCCATACAGTCTGGACGCTGTCATCTTTGGCGAGCCTACAGAGCTTAAGCTTGCTTGCGGACACAAGGGCATGCTGGGCTGCGACGTTACCACAAAGGGCTTCCCCGGTCACAGTGGTTACCCATGGCTCGGCAAGTCAGCCAACGAGCTGATGATTCGAGCCTTTGCTAAAGTGCTCGACACCGACCTTGGTAGCAGTGAGCTGTTTGGTAACACCACTGTCAATATTGGTCGATTCAACGGTGGCGTGGCCGCTAATGTCATTCccgaggaggccaaggttgGACTGGCTGTGCGAGTTGCGAGCGGAAAGCAGGCTGATGGACATGTCATTGTTCATGACAAGATCCAAGCCATCTTTGACGAGGTCGACAAGGATGCTTTCATCTTCGACTGCACCCACGGGTATGGACCTGTGGAAGCAAATTGCGATGTCGATG GCTTTGAGAAAATCACCGTCAACTACGGAACCGACATTCCCAACCTCAAGGGTGACCACACGAGGTACCTGTACGGCCCAGGAAACATTCTTGTTGCACATGGCGCGAGGGAGAACTTGACCGTTGCTGATCTTGAAACTGCCGTTGAAGGGTACCAAAAGCTGATTCTTCATGCGTTGAAGCAATAA